In Temnothorax longispinosus isolate EJ_2023e chromosome 10, Tlon_JGU_v1, whole genome shotgun sequence, a single window of DNA contains:
- the LOC139820224 gene encoding uncharacterized protein, producing the protein MIVWKIQVLRRKNQQISMKNKDLSNEPGEGRRIVDLKFLGEQLWCTSCKETLSLKNIEQEERRGLGSVLLIRCHKCLLVNPVVTGKQHTPPGKSRRNSRFDVNTKLAIGLIHSGIGFTNLNKLLTCLNIPTINFKTYKRYEAEAGGALEIAAKESCQRAVELERQLTLENKATIEENMPDSVRSCLNTSQKSLIDPHPVTFDTVVIHRVMASYDMGWTTRGTGRDYDSLNGFGSIVGHFSQQILDYSTCNRKCKKCDMGHTPFDHDCRLNFRGSAKAMESHAANKLVNESDILKSKNVEIGILVGDDDSSAIAACRAGASHSIAKLSYVNHTSKGVKKCLYNIEKQHKELTKDGITYFHRCFTYAMTQNRGKSAAMAEAIRSIPYHAFNQHEKCGQWCGYVKDKENYNHKMIPGGFTDLKLFEALKEVFDKLASNAEKFSVGASSNVNESLNASMASKAPKSKCLSLTASADYRYASVVAQKNIGESYPQIAAKMLTLSPGKHHSKHVKKMDSIKKRRQITTASRAFKLRRMQLKKYRASLRYQRELSEGVTYESNSALLKEPAVQINKECISDDEGTMEEDIPIVYLDLETSGFQRNCDILQIAAKCGKNSFDVYIQPSQEISAAATAVHGLRKCQAELMLYGGSIEKSNGPL; encoded by the exons ATGATTGTATGGAAAATACAAGTACTGCGGAGAAAGAATCAACAGATATCGATGAAGAACAAAGATCTTTCGAATGAGCCTGGTGAAGGACGCCGAATCGTGGATTTAAAATTTCTCGGTGAACAGTTATGGTGCACATCTTGCAAAGAAACTTTATCATTAAAGAATATTGAACAAGAAGAACGTCGAGGTCTTGGATCTGTTTTGCTCATACGATGCCATAAATGTTTATTGGTTAATCCTGTTGTAACGGGAAAGCAACACACTCCACCTGGAAAATCAAGACGCAACTCACGATTTGATGTTAATACCAAATTAGCAATAG gACTGATCCACAGCGGAATAGGTTTcacaaatttaaacaaattgttaacttgtttaaatattccaacaataaatttcaagaCGTATAAGAGATACGAAGCAGAAGCAGGAGGAGCACTGGAAATAGCAGCTAAAGAAAGTTGTCAGCGTGCAGTTGAATTAGAGCGACAACTAACGTTAGAAAATAAAGCGACTATTGAAGAAAACAT gcCTGACAGTGTGAGATCTTGTTTGAATACATCCCAAAAATCCTTAATAGATCCTCATCCTGTAACGTTCGATACAGTAGTGATACATCGTGTGATGGCGTCTTATGATATGGGGTGGACTACAAGAGGAACTGGTCGCGACTATGATAGTCTTAATGGTTTTGGATCTATAGTAGGCCACTTCAGTCAGCAAATTTTAGATTACTCAACATGTAATCGAAAGTGCAAAAAATGTGACATGGGACATACTCCTTTCGATCATGATTGCAGACTGAATTTTAGAGGCTCTGCCAAAGCCATGGAATCGCATGCAGCAAACAAACTAGTCAATGaaagtgatattttaaaatcgaaaaatgtcgaaattgGCATTCTTGTTGGTGACGACGATAGTTCCGCCATAGCTGCTTGTCGAGCAGGTGCTTCGCAttcaattgcaaaattatcaTATGTCAACCATACATCCAAAGGAGTGAAGAAATGCttgtataatatagaaaaacagCACAAAGAGTTGACAAAAGACGGAATAACCTACTTTCACAGATGTTTCACATACGCTATGACCCAGAATAGGGGTAAAAGTGCAGCTATGGCCGAGGCGATAAGGAGTATCCCTTATCACGCGTTCAATCAGCATGAAAAATGCGGCCAATGGTGTGGATACGTGAAAGACaaggaaaattataatcaCAAAATGATTCCAGGTGGCTTTACAGACTTGAAATTATTTGAGGCACTTAAGGAAGTCTTTGATAAACTGGCATCAAATgcagaaaaattttctgtagGCGCCTCCAGTAACGTAAATGAAAGCCTTAATGCAAGTATGGCTAGTAAGGCGCCTAAATCTAAATGTCTAAGCCTAACAGCATCAGCCGATTATCGATACGCTTCTGTTGTTGCACAAAAGAACATTGGAGAAAGTTACCCCCAAATAGCTGCAAAAATGTTGACATTGTCGCCTGGTAAACATCATTCCAAGCACGTTAAGAAAATggattcaattaaaaaacgaCGACAAATAACAACAGCAAGTCGTGCATTTAAATTGAGGcgtatgcaattaaaaaaatatagagctTCTCTACGATACCAAAGAGAACTTTCAGAAGGTGTTACTTACGAAAGTAATTCTGCTTTATTGAAAGAGCCAGccgtacaaataaataaagaatgtaTAAGTGATGATGAAGGTACTATGGAAGAAGATATTCCCATAGTATATCTTGACCTCGAAACCTCAGGATTTCAAAGAAATTGcgatattttgcaaattgcaGCCAAATGTGGTAAAAATTCTTTCGACGTTTATATTCAACCTAGTCAAGAGATTTCTGCAGCTGCCACTGCGGTACATGGTCTTCGA